GAAGGCCTTGAACTCGCTGTGTAGGATTAGGAAGGTCACAACTTCTCCAGCCATCAACAAACATCTCATCTAAAACATGGGATGAAATGGATATATGAGGTGGCTTTAGGTCCCTTCTGGATCTAAAAAGCACTAGCACTATAGACGGGCCCTGGTTTTTTATAGCCTATCTTAGCAGtttgaattattagaaataagtTAACCTCGTTGGTCTTCTGTACCACTCAACAGGAagcatatacataaataatagtTCAGAAAAAGCTTCCTCTTTTCTGAAAGGAGATAACTATCATTTACACCAAAATCAAACAGTGGCACCCTCCTCTGGTGAGTGTTCAAGGAGCTGAACACCACAAAAGGCAAGAATTTGATGGTgggattttctttgaataaaagaaaaatcagagagaaattaCCACCTAATATTCTTTGTTATTATCATATTCCCAATAGCAACTAACTCACTCCTTTTTACAGCACTTTCCTCATTTTGCtctaaaacaaagccaaaatgaaTGAACTGGCTCCATACTGCAGGaggttagaaatagaaaattactttatttttaagggtactgattatattaattattttgcaaACAGCAGGCTTTCTAATGTAAGGCACAACGGAAAGCATTTCATAGTTTGGCTAACAATGATCATCTTCTTGTTTAGCATTTAAGAACTTAATGAAAAGCCCTGTACATGTAAAATACTCCTGGTTAAATAAGAGCATTTATCATGTCCCTTTTCTGGATGGTATATTTACTGGAGGATAGTACTGGAAATGTTTCAATCTGAAATCTGCTTGGGTCTGAAACTTTCAGGTTTTAGAATATCAACttaatagaaaacttaaaatacccATTCACTTACACGTGCGGGCTCAAAATATGTCAATATAGCACAGCCAAACAAGTACAACCCAAAGTTCCACAACATTAATAGTATATCCAGACCTTTCAATTAAACACAAAACTGTGCTAAGGCCAGAAGCAGACTATCATCTGCCAACAATTTTAATGTAAAACGTATACAGTAAATATAAGCTTTGCTGAATGGTTTACGACAGTCCAggcacataaaatgaaaatatgcacaTTCTAACtcaaaccaaggaaacaaatCAGTCATTATACTGGCGACCTCATCATTAAGGTGTGTCTTCCTCAAGTACACAGCACGTCTGTCAATCAAgttcacatcctcctcctcctgtgaggGGAAAGGAAGCCCACACTACACCAGAGGCTGCGAATCACAACCAGCGAGAAACCCTGAGTAGCAAAGCCAGAATACAGAAAGGGCTGGGGCGGGCGGAAACAGGAGAAACTGACTTCAGCTCTACGAAATACACTTTCCAACTAAGTTTGTCACTCCTGGCAAAGTTGGTTCTACAAGGCAGGAAAACACACTGTCCTGGAAAGATGAGCAGAGCAATGGGTGAAGTGATTTTGCGTCGAAGATGCAGATAAGCTAACCAATTGAAAACTTTCTCAACGTCCACCCAAAACAAAGACTGAAGAGCAAGCAAGCCCTTGAAAAGGAGTGACATGCCCTACCGCCCATCCAGATGCCAGAAGGGCCGagaagagaggtgggggaaaAGTTGGATGGGAGcatgggggtgtgggggagggggaaatggcgAAGGAGGGCGAGCATGAGTAAGAAATTAtgctgcaaaaaaacaaaaaaaagtattcaGCAATAAACTGTCACAAACTGCCAAACTGAGAGaaatggggccggcctggggctCTGTGGAGCGCGGCGATGCGGCCACCTGTGCCACTCACCCCACCTGAGCCCATGCCCGAGGACCAGAGCCAAGCCCCGCCTCCACCTCCAGGAATCCGAGCCCCGCGCACAACCAGGGCGCCACAGAAATGCGGGAGAGAGACCTGACTCGGCCTCTACCTTCGCCTCTGGCTCCGAGACAACCCCAAATAAAGGGGTTTAGCAGCAAGGACACCTCTTCGCGCTCACGCCGGCCAGGGCGTGGGGGTGAGATCCGAGCGCCGCCACCCCTGCAAAGGCCGGAGGCAGCTCGGTCCCGCTCCCCGATCCAGCCAACGCGGGCGGCCGGCTGTCACCTGGCCGCACTGCACCCGCCAAGTTAATGGAGTCGGGAAGCAGCGCAGAGACGCCCCTCGGGCGCCTCCTCGGGGCGCAGGCACGGCACGGAGTCCCAGCTCCTTCACCCACCCTGACTCGCCTCTGAAGATTCTGTCCCTTTCCCTAACGAAGCGTCACAGACACTTTCTTCCGTCTTTGTGCCCAGCTCAGCCCAAACCTCAGAACTGAAGCTCTGAGGCCCCGGGCCAAAGGCCACCCcagaaaccactcactcttccCGCGAAGCCCGCACGGACACCGCTGGGCTCCGGCCCTGGGGAACCTCACAAGTCACGAGGCACGAACCCGGCTGTGGacggccctccctcccccaaacggGATCCAGCCGTGTTTTGGGCAACTTGAGCCGCATTTGAACGAGCGGCCTTGTCCAGCCGGCACCAGGTCATCACCACGCCCCTCGCACCCAGGTCCTACCCCGCGGCGCAGGCAACGTcctggtgtacacacacacacacacacacacaagcacaccctGTCAAACAAAGCCCCGGAGAACTCCTACCTCGCCCCCGTGCCCGTCGAAGATCCCGAAGATGGACGGGTGCGACTTGTTGGCCAGGTCCGTGAGAACTTCGAAGCGGtcctccatgtggtctctccgGCCCTGGATGGAATACCCCGCCACGTTGTGGCTCTTGAACTCCCAGGTCTTGGAGAACTCCGCCTCCAGCACGTCGAGCCCCCCGAGCCGCTCGTTCTGCACCATCTCGGCCACCTTGCCCTTGACCATCTTCACGCCGTCCCGGCTGGACTTGACGATGGTCTTCACTTCGTCCGTGTGGAAGAAGTAACTCCACAGCGCCAAGCTGATGCACAGCAGGAAGAGCGTCTCGGGTCTCAGCAAGAAGTAGCGCATGAGGCGACCCAGCAGAGACAGCAAAGTCACTGTATCCTCGCTAGAGCCCGACCACCAGCACGCGCGCGCCCCGAAGGCTCGCCGGTCCGGAGCGGGGGGGACGGCCCgcgggaggggcagcaggaggctgcGGAGCCGAGCGGGGGGCGGACGCCGGCGGCTCGGCGCGGCCCGGAGAGCAGAGGCAGCCTCCATTTTGTCTCCCGGCCTCGCGGCCCGAGGCCCGCGCCCTGCGCACcggcgcccgcgcccgccgcccgcgccgccgccccttCCTGCGCCCCTTtgtgaggcggcggcggcggcggcggcagtcAAGCGAAAGTTGCGCCGGGCAGCTCGGCCGCGGCGGGCGGGAGAGTCCAGGGGCGCCGGCGCGCACGCGGCCCCTCCGCGGGCCCCTCGCCGCTCGCGGAGCGGTCAGCAGGTGAGGCGGCGCGGGGCGCGAGAGCCGGCGGGGAGCGAGGCGAGTCCCCTCGGCCGCCGCTGTAAGGGAGCGCTGAGCCGCGAGCCCGCCGACCCCTTCAGACGCCGGTCCCCCGAGAAAAAAAGTTTTGCGGGAGCCTGGGCAGAGGCGGGGTCCGCGGAGCCCGGCGACGCAGCACGATGGACGCGGAGCCGCAGGCGGCCGGCGGCTCTGCGTGCTTCTCCCGGCAGCTCGCGCTCCGCTCGGCTTGACTCGGCTCGGCGTCGCCCGCGCGCCCGCTCCTCGGCCCGGCTctcgctggccccgcccccgcgctcgccccgccccccgcgctcGCCACGCCCCCCGcgcgctcgccccgcccccggaGCCGGGACTCGAGGCCCCGGGGCTCGGGGCGAGCTGTCAGAGGCCAGGGAGCCTCGGCGGCGGCCGGCGCACACGCAGCTCCGGGCGGCCCAGCGAAGCGAGGGCGAGGCGAGGGGCGCGTCCACGACCGAGCTCGAGCGGACGCTGGTTCCTCCTCCCGCGCGGGCTCCCGGGACAACACGACACTGACCCTGGTCGTCGTCACGCTCCTTGCCCGGGAGCCGCGGCCGCCGGCTGGAAAGCAGAGGCCCGGCCGTGAGCGCCCCCCTCCGGCAGGCCGCGCGGTAGCGCCGTCCCCGCGTCGCCCGCATAAGGCAAGCGAGAAGGGACGCACGTCTGCCGCCTCGGAAAGCGGGGCGGAGCGGGCCGGCCGCTGGGGTTCGGTGGCGGGGGCCTGCCCGGATCCCCCGAGGCGAGGAGGATCGGGGCCTCGCAGCCTCCTCGCGACGGGCCAAGACCCTCTGGAGGAGGACAGCAAGTGAGGACTGGGGCGCCTGGAGGTCGCTAAGATTCTCGCCCCCGGAGGGCGAGGAGGGGCTGCCTCTGCGAGCTGCCGCCCGCGAGCAGGGGACTCCGGCCCGGAGGCTCCCCTGGGCGCTGCCGTTCCCCGGAGGGACAGGGAGCCTCCCAGCGTGGCCGGcgcggccagtcttcctcagcaaaaagaggaggattggcggcagatgttagctcaggtctaatcttcctcaaaataaataaataattacagagATAGATCAAGGATAGTTGTTTTCCGAATAAAATTTTTATACCATTGCACCAAGTGTTTACATAAACCCAACTTATCCTAAGAATCTTGCATCTGATTGCCCTAGGCTTCTCTAGGAGAATCTTCAAACAAGCTTCCTAAATTATAATCTTAATCTAAATCATCACCTAAATTTTTTTATCCTAATTAACACACATCAACATTCTAGCTAATTTATAATATGAAACATTGTGAATAGTTGAATaatcctgcttaaaacccttaaatgacttctcattgctcttagaataaagACAAAAGTCTTAGCTAtggccttcctctccttctcagcCTTATTCCACACCCCCTGCTCCCTCAGCCCACCCACTTCAGCCACATTTGCCTCCTCACACTTCCTGTAAAGCATCAAGCTCCCGCTTGCCTCGGGCCTTTCTTCCTGCAGTTCCGTTTAGCTGGAACGCTGGCCTTCCCAGGCCCACTCTCCCACCCACACTCCTAACTGGTGTGCCTCAGGCCTCAGGTCACACATCCTTTCCTAGAGCCTTCCTGACTCTGCAACCTGAGTCAGCTGCCTCTTGCCCCGCCTCATGGCAACGTGTTCTTTT
This genomic stretch from Equus caballus isolate H_3958 breed thoroughbred unplaced genomic scaffold, TB-T2T haplotype2-0000564, whole genome shotgun sequence harbors:
- the LOC138922184 gene encoding protein phosphatase 1L-like; the protein is MEAASALRAAPSRRRPPPARLRSLLLPLPRAVPPAPDRRAFGARACWWSGSSEDTVTLLSLLGRLMRYFLLRPETLFLLCISLALWSYFFHTDEVKTIVKSSRDGVKMVKGKVAEMVQNERLGGLDVLEAEFSKTWEFKSHNVAGYSIQGRRDHMEDRFEVLTDLANKSHPSIFGIFDGHGGEVQSGRADIFIILSLLIMEVKYVSY